The Helicobacteraceae bacterium genome includes the window CGACGCGAAGAAAAAGAAGTGCGCGAACGCCAAAAACGTATCGATCGGCAAATGGTCGGAAAACCATACGCTAAGAGCCGCCGCCGCAAGAACGGCTAACGAAAATAAAACAAAACCGATATGATCGAACGCGCCCAAGCCAACCCTTTTTGTGGTTGCGATTATAACAGCCGAAATACAAAATCCGTCGCGGAAGGGGCGATCGGCTAACTAAACGCCCGTCTGATCGTCGCCGCTATAAGCGCTAGATCATCCTCGCTCATTGCCGTCCCGCTTGGCAAGCACAAGCCTTTATCAAAGAGCTTTTGACTTACGCCGTTCAGGAGTTTTCGCGCCTCTTTGAAAACCGGTTGAAGATGCATAGGCTTCCACAGCGGACGCGATTCTATATTCTCTTTTTCAAGCGCCAGCCTTAATCGTTCGGGCGTAACGTCTTTATCCTCGATCGTAATCGTAGAAAGCCAGCGATTGCCTCGCGCGGGAGCCAACTCCGGCATAAACTCAATCGGCAGATCGCTTAGCGCGCGGCGATAAAACTCAAAGATTTCGCGTTTTCTTTTAACTCGATCGGCTAACACTCGCATCTGTCCCCGCCCTATTCCGGCGACGATATTGCTCATTCGATAGTTATAACCGATCTCGCGATGTTCGTAATGCGGCGCGTTTTCCCTCGCCTGCGTAGCGAAAAATAGCGCCTTTTTGATCGGCGCCTCCTCGCTCGCGACCAACGCGCCGCCGCCGCTTGTGGTAATAATCTTGTTGCCGTTAAACGAATAGACGCCAAAGCGCGCGATCGCGCCGCAATACGCGCCGCGCCAACTTGCGCCTAACGCCTCGGCGGCGTCCTCGATCAACGTCACGCCGTAGCGTTCGCATATCTCGCAAATCGCGTCCATATCCGCCGACTGCCCGTATAGATGAACGAGGACAAGCGCCTTAGGCGCGCGCTTTTTGCAAAGCTCCTCTAGCAAATTTGGATCGAGATTCCAGCTCTTTTCTTCGCCGTCGATAAAGATAGGCTCGGCGTTTTGAAAGATAATTGGCGAAACCGAACCGATAAAGGTAAAATCGCTGACGGCTACTAAATCGCCCGCGCCGACGCCCAAAACGCGCAAAGCTAGATGCAGCGCCGCCGTGCCGCTTGAAACGCCTAGCGCGTATTTCGCCCCCGTAAAAGTCTTGAGGTCCTTCTCGAAACCCGTTACGTTTTCGCCTAGCGGCGCGACGTAATTTTTGTCAAACGCCTCGCGTATAAAATTAAGCTCGTCCCCGCCCATATGAGGCGGCGACAAGAAAATCCGTTTATTTGCCATAACCCCGCGCCAAAATAAATTATCGATAGCATACAATAAACGCCCAAATCGCTAACGGCTCGCGCAAATGCAAGGACGAAACCGACGCGAAGCGTCGTTTGCCCTTGGCTAGAGGCGATCTCGCCCTAGCCTAGCGCGAATTTGCCTATAGCGGAATAAACGCGCGGTCGTTAGATAACGCGCCTATCGCCAAGCGCGATTTTTTATCGCGAGCGTTTTGTCAAAGCGCGTCGGATACAATAAAAACCGTTTCATTTGTCGCTATGCGCGACATTGCTTACGGAATGCGCAATATAACGGAAAACTCCGATCAAAACGGACGAGAGCTGTTTATAGCTAATTATCCAGTCGAAGTTTAAAGAAAAATGTCCGAAAAAAAAGCGATCGGACGCTATTTTCATAATACGTTAAAACGGGGTTTTGGCGATCTCGCGAGCGGGAACGCCAACCGCCGTAGCGAACGGCGCGATCTCGCCCGACACGACCGCGCCCGCGCCGATAACCGCCGATTCGCCGACGATCGCGTTTTGCGTCAGCGAAGCGCCTATCCCTATATGCGCTAACGCTCCGACCTTAGCGCCGCCCGCGAGCGCCGCGTTAGGCGCGATATGCGCGTATGCGCCGACGACGCAATCGTGTTCTACGATCGCGCCTGAATTAACAATCGCGCCCTCCTCTATCCGCGCGCGATCGTTGATTACGGCGTTTGGAAAAACAACCGCGCCTTCGCCGATATGCGCCGACGGGCTTATTATTGCGGAGGGATCGATTAGAGCGATAATTTTCGCGCCCTCTTTTTGCAAAAATCCCGCGATCGCTTGGCGCGCTCTGTTATCGCCGACGCCAAGCGCCGCGCTGAAACGCTCGATTCGCGCCTTTTGCAAAAACGTCTCGCGGCTTACGCCTTTCGACGGGTCGTCGTCGATAAAGCCCTCGATCCTAAGCCCAATTCGTCTCGCCGTATCCGCCGCCACGCGCCCGTGCCCGCCGCCGCCGTAGATAAAAACGCGATCGCCCTCGCCCAAAAACGGCTCTTTCGTCGCGACGTTTTTATCGCTTACGCCCTCTCGTTTTAAGACCCTGAAAGCCGTCAGAGCCGCGATCTTAAGATCAAGCCAAAAACTTAGATTTCGCGCGTAAAAAACGTCGTATTCAAAGCGTTTTTGCCAACTTTGCGCGTTGCGCCCGTTTATCTGCGCCAGCCCCGTTATGCCGGGTCTGACCCCGTGGCGCTCGGCTTGAAAAGCGTTGTAGCGCGGCAGATACTCTATCAAGAGCGGGCGCGGTCCTATAAAACTCATATCCCCGCGCAACACGTTAAATAGTTGCGGCAATTCGTCTAAGCTAAGCGATCGCAAAACGCGCCCGAACCTCGTCAGCCGCTCCTCGTCGCTTAACAATTCGCCCGCCTGATCGCGCCGATCGTTCATCGTTCTAAACTTATAGATCGTAAATGGTTTTGCGCCTAAACCAGGTCTAACCTGCTTAAACAACGCGGGGCTTCCGAGCTTAAAGCGGACGATTAACGCCGTAAGCGCGATAACGGGAGAAAAAACAATCAGCAAAATTAGCGCGGCGAGACGATCAAATAGCGGTTTAATGAGGCGGCGGTAAAGCATTTGGTAAAATCACTCCCGATAAACGCTGAATGAAAAGATTATGAAGTATAGCGAACTCAACGCAATAGCGAAAATTTTCGGCGAAAAAAGAAACTTGGCAAAGTGCGCCAGAATCGCCGAGAATAGGCTTTCGCTCCGTTTTGACGACGAGCTGTGGGTCGCCGATTTCGCGGCGCGAGAGCCAATCTTATCGCCGCTTAAGAACGGCGGTTTAAGCAAGGAGTTCTCCGCGCCCTTTGATCGCATGCTCTTAAACCGCGTAAATCAAAGCGCGATCAAAAGCGTTCGCCTTGATCCAAGCGATAAAATCTTGCGTTTGGAGCTTACCAAAAGCGACGGCTGGAAAGCGGTCGAAACGACGCTTGTTTTGGAGTTTGTCCCGCGTCGCTCAAACGCGCTTTTGCTAGACGTTGGCGGCGTTATTTTGGAGAGCCTTCGTAGAACGACGCGGCTTCAGATTGGCTACGAGCCGCCGCGAAAACCGCCGTTTCAGCCTAAAACCGAAACGATCGACGACGTTCGCTTGGTTATGAGAACGCGGCTTGAAGCGCAGGATTTTGACGAGCTTAAACGCAAAAAAACCGCCGCGATCGCCGCTTTGGGCGAAAAATCGGATAAAATTAAACGGCTCTTAGGCGATCTATGCTCGCCGCGAGTTTTGGAAGCGGAAGCAAATTTGCTTAACGAGGAAGGAAAGCTGATCTTGGCTAATCTTGGCAAGATTGCGCCCTATAGCGATCGCGCGGCGCTAGACGATTTTGGCGGCGTGTCGCGGATAGTCGCGTTAGAGCGGCTTGAAACGCCGCAAAGGGAGGCGGAGCGCAAATTTTCACGCGCAAAAAGGCTTCGCGCTAAAGCCAAAGGCGTTTTTCAGGAGCGCCAAAACTTAGAGGAGCGCGCCGCTTTTTACGATCGTCTGGCGCAAGCGATCGGCGAAGCGAAAACGGCGAGCGAATTAGAAAGCGTTCTGCCGCGCAGACAAAAGCGCGGCGCGATCGAAAAGGCGAGCGAGCCGATCGAGGAGTTTATGATAGGCGGTTTTAGAGCTTTGATGGGGCGCAACGAAAAGGGCAACGCCCTTCTACTAAAGCGCGCTAAAGCCCGCGACGTTTGGCTGCATTTGCAGGGACGCCCAAGCGCGCATCTGATCGTCCAAAGCGCCAAAGAGGAGCTTCCCGTCGAGGTAATAAAACGCGCGGCGCAGCTGTGCGCGCGGTTTTCGCTGAGTGAAAAAGGCGACTATTTGGTCGATTATACAAAGCGGCAATTTGTGAGAGTCGAATACGGCGCGCATGTAACATACTCGCGCCAAAAAAGCGTGGCTGTTCGACTGGAATAGGAGGCTAAAACGTCGATAACTCCCATTGCGGGCGTGATATACGCCAACCAAAGCGCGCCCGCCGCGTCGCAAGCGCAGCAACAGGCGCAAAGCAGAGTCGATTTTCAAACCGCGATCGCCGGAACGCTCGCGCAGGACGAACGCAAAACGATCGAAGAGACAAGACCGGCCGAAGCCAACGCGGAGGTTAATCCCGATCGCGAGCATCAAAAGAAAGAGGAAGAGGAAAAAGAGCGCGCCCGCAAAAAACGCGCGGCGCTACCCGAAAAAGAGGCGACGATTGAAACGCGCCTGCTTGATATAAGAGCGTAAGCGTCAAAAGAGCGTATAATTTCGCCGCGAAAACGCGTTTTCGCGCCAAACATAGATATTAGGAGAAACGATGAGTTTGCTTGCGCGGTTAAAGGACGACGCGAAAAGATGGCGCACCGCCTTGATATTGCTTGCCGTAGTCGCGCTTGTAGGCGTTTTTCATTCGGTATGGACAATCGGCGCGTTTTTAACGCTTGTGTTTGTCGCCGCGTCTAAAGAGGCGATCGCGCTTTTCGGGCACGGGAATAATTGGAAGCTGTGGCTTGCGTGCGTAGCCGTATGGATCGCGGCGATCTTCTATCCGCGCCCGATCGAGGCGATTGTCTTAACGATTCTGATCGCGGCTTCGATCGTCGCTTTCGATCAAAAACGCGATCTTAAAATCGCTCTGCCGCTTTTGTATCCCGCCGCGCCGCTGCTATTTTTATTTTCGCTCTATACGGAGTTTGGAATCGGAGCCTACGTCTGGCTATTTGTAACCGTCGCCGCGTGCGATATAGGCGCCTATTACGCCGGCAAAGCGCTGGGCAAAACCCCGTTTAGCCCCTCAAGCCCTAATAAAACGATCGAGGGCGTAGCCGGAGGCGTTACGGCGGCGGCGATATTTGGAACGATCGCGGGCGTTTTGGCGTCAATTAAAACGGTTGGCGGCGTCTTAATCTCAATCGATTTTTTGCCTATACTCGCAATTACGACGCTTTGCGCGATCGCGTCGATATTCGGCGATCTGTTTGAAAGCTATCTGAAACGAAAAGCCGGCGTAAAAGACAGCGGCAAAATCCTGCCCGGACACGGCGGCGCGCTGGATCGTATAGACGGCTATTTGTTCGCGGGGGTCGTTTTGCTGTTTGGGCTTAGGTTAGCCGCGATTTAGTGGAAAATATCGTTCTTTTAACGGCGCTCTC containing:
- a CDS encoding acetyltransferase, with protein sequence MGEGDRVFIYGGGGHGRVAADTARRIGLRIEGFIDDDPSKGVSRETFLQKARIERFSAALGVGDNRARQAIAGFLQKEGAKIIALIDPSAIISPSAHIGEGAVVFPNAVINDRARIEEGAIVNSGAIVEHDCVVGAYAHIAPNAALAGGAKVGALAHIGIGASLTQNAIVGESAVIGAGAVVSGEIAPFATAVGVPAREIAKTPF
- a CDS encoding phosphatidate cytidylyltransferase; amino-acid sequence: MSLLARLKDDAKRWRTALILLAVVALVGVFHSVWTIGAFLTLVFVAASKEAIALFGHGNNWKLWLACVAVWIAAIFYPRPIEAIVLTILIAASIVAFDQKRDLKIALPLLYPAAPLLFLFSLYTEFGIGAYVWLFVTVAACDIGAYYAGKALGKTPFSPSSPNKTIEGVAGGVTAAAIFGTIAGVLASIKTVGGVLISIDFLPILAITTLCAIASIFGDLFESYLKRKAGVKDSGKILPGHGGALDRIDGYLFAGVVLLFGLRLAAI
- a CDS encoding DegT/DnrJ/EryC1/StrS family aminotransferase, producing the protein MANKRIFLSPPHMGGDELNFIREAFDKNYVAPLGENVTGFEKDLKTFTGAKYALGVSSGTAALHLALRVLGVGAGDLVAVSDFTFIGSVSPIIFQNAEPIFIDGEEKSWNLDPNLLEELCKKRAPKALVLVHLYGQSADMDAICEICERYGVTLIEDAAEALGASWRGAYCGAIARFGVYSFNGNKIITTSGGGALVASEEAPIKKALFFATQARENAPHYEHREIGYNYRMSNIVAGIGRGQMRVLADRVKRKREIFEFYRRALSDLPIEFMPELAPARGNRWLSTITIEDKDVTPERLRLALEKENIESRPLWKPMHLQPVFKEARKLLNGVSQKLFDKGLCLPSGTAMSEDDLALIAATIRRAFS